One window of Oncorhynchus masou masou isolate Uvic2021 chromosome 33, UVic_Omas_1.1, whole genome shotgun sequence genomic DNA carries:
- the b4galt5 gene encoding beta-1,4-galactosyltransferase 5 → MPTHLRFRRRSFLGLIFLFSLSTTALYFIYSAPGIVNEYLFMVQATGIHIKDNVKNIGVQVLEQVVRGGYNINGTDYAYDFNLSESDVPPTTYLPDSFTYLSSQICPERLPSMKGRLEVNMSEMALEDVERVLLNAEPSMTLGGYWKPRDCVPRWKVAILVPFRNRHEHLPILLRHLIPALQRQRLQFAFYVVEQVGSEPFNRAMLFNVGFREAMRDLDWDCMVFHDVDHMLENDRNYYGCGDMPRHFAVKLNKYSYMLPYNEFFGGVSGLTVEQFTKINGFPNAFWGWGGEDDDLWNRVQYANYTVSRPQGELGRYMSIPHHHRGEVQFLGRYTLLRRSKERQSLDGLNNLRYSPLLSRRPLYTNISVSLSRKLAPIADYN, encoded by the exons TAAATGAGTACCTGTTTATGGTGCAGGCCACAGGGATTCACATCAAGGACAACGTGAAGAATATCGGTGTTCAGGTTCTAGAGCAGGTTGTCAGAGGTGGTTACAATATCAATGGGACAG ATTATGCCTATGACTTCAACCTGAGTGAGAGTGATGTGCCGCCCACCACATACCTCCCCGACAGCTTCACCTATTTGTCCTCACAGATTTGCCCAGAGAGACTGCCCTCCAtga aggGGAGGCTGGAGGTGAATATGAGTGAGATGGCTCTGGAGGATGTGGAGAGGGTTCTGTTGAATGCTGAGCCTAGCATGACCCTGGGGGGCTACTGGAAGCCCAGGGACTGTGTCCCACGCTGGAAG GTGGCGATACTGGTCCCATTCCGAAACCGCCATGAGCACCTGCCTATCTTACTCAGACACCTGATACCAGCACTACAAAGACAGAGGCTACAGTTCGCCTTCTATGTTGTAGAGCAG gTTGGTAGTGAGCCCTTCAATAGGGCCATGTTGTTTAACGTGGGCTTCCGGGAGGCTATGCGGGACCTGGACTGGGACTGTATGGTGTTCCACGATGTAGACCACATGCTGGAGAACGACAGGAACTACTATGGCTGTGGAGACATGCCTCGCCACTTCGCTGTCAAACTCAACAAGTACTCCTACAT gcTTCCGTACAATGAGTTCTTTGGTGGCGTCAGTGGTCTAACAGTGGAACAGTTCACCAAGATCAATGGCTTTCCCAATGCATTCTGGGGCTGGGGAGGAGAAGACGACGACCTTTGGAACAG GGTGCAGTATGCTAACTACACGGTCAGTCGGCCGCAGGGAGAGTTGGGCCGTTACATGTCAATCCCACACCACCACCGTGGCGAGGTGCAGTTCCTGGGAag GTACACTCTTCTAAGGCGCTCTAAGGAGAGACAGAGTCTGGATGGGCTCAACAACCTGCGGTACTCCCCCCTATTGTCCCGGAGGCCTCTCTACACCAACATATCAGTCAGCCTGAGCAGGAAGCTAGCCCCTATAGCAGACTATAACTGA